The genomic DNA CCACGTCGCACATGCCGGCGCAGCAACTCGGCTGACGCCGCTCGCTGCCCTTCAGGGCGATCTCAGCGTAACCGTCGCGGACGGTCTGTCGTACTTTTTCAGCATCAATTGAATTTTTCATATAGATAGAGTCTATGGTTTTGGCGCAGTGAGCGCCTCCGGCAGGGTCTCAACAAACCGCCGGATTTCATCCCGCACCCGGCGGTACACCGCCAGCTTCTCCTCGCCATCCGGCAGATGCTTCGTCAGCTTCGGCGGGTCTTCAAAGCCGACATGCACCACCTTGGCCTTGCCTAGAAAAACCGGGCAGTTCTCATTGGCGTGCCCGCAGACGGTCACCACGTAATCATAATGCACCGGCCCGATTTCGGCGGGCGTCTTCGAGTAGTGCTTTGAAATGTCCACCCCCGCTTCCGCCATGACCTTGACGGCGTGGGGATTCATCCCGTGCTTCTCGATACCCGCGGAGTAGGCTTCGAGCACGTTGCCTTTCAGATGGCGGGCCCACCCTTCAGCCATCTGGCTGCGGCAGGAGTTTCCGGTACACAGGAACAGGACTTTCAACAACGGCATTGTTTTCGGCATAATTCGGTGGGGTCAATTTTGAGCACTTTTTTTAGTTGTTTGGCATCCGCGGCGGTTTGCTCACTTTCCGCCAGGGATAAATCCACCCACTTCAGTGCCGCACGAACCGAAGGGGATGCTTCCTTGCCCGGCCGGGAGTAATACACCCAACGGCCCTCCTTGCGCACGTTGACCAGGCGCGCCTGGTAAAGGATGGAAAGGTGTTTCGACATGGTTGAGGCGGCCAGGCCGAACAACTCCGTGAGCTGGCAGGCGCACAACTCGCCGCCCCGCAAAACCAGCACCAGACGGACCCGGTTGGCATCCGCCAGCGCCTTGCTGAGATTCATGAACTCGCGCATCTGTGTAATAGTTCGCCATATAACGAATAATGTCAAGTCCCGGCTGAATGAAATCTGCGGGGGCCATGGCTGCATCAAGCACGTTGGTGCGTTACAAATAATACGAGGTGGGCAGGGTAGTGGTTCCGTACCCACTCAAACACGACGGCGCGGGAAATTTTGGAGAGTTCGGTGGCAATCGACGGGGGAAAAAGGGGCGTCGGGCGACACCGCTTT from Verrucomicrobiota bacterium includes the following:
- a CDS encoding arsenate reductase ArsC, encoding MPKTMPLLKVLFLCTGNSCRSQMAEGWARHLKGNVLEAYSAGIEKHGMNPHAVKVMAEAGVDISKHYSKTPAEIGPVHYDYVVTVCGHANENCPVFLGKAKVVHVGFEDPPKLTKHLPDGEEKLAVYRRVRDEIRRFVETLPEALTAPKP
- a CDS encoding metalloregulator ArsR/SmtB family transcription factor, translated to MREFMNLSKALADANRVRLVLVLRGGELCACQLTELFGLAASTMSKHLSILYQARLVNVRKEGRWVYYSRPGKEASPSVRAALKWVDLSLAESEQTAADAKQLKKVLKIDPTELCRKQCRC